From Corvus cornix cornix isolate S_Up_H32 chromosome 5, ASM73873v5, whole genome shotgun sequence, the proteins below share one genomic window:
- the CHST14 gene encoding LOW QUALITY PROTEIN: carbohydrate sulfotransferase 14 (The sequence of the model RefSeq protein was modified relative to this genomic sequence to represent the inferred CDS: inserted 1 base in 1 codon; deleted 1 base in 1 codon) has product MLMFGVILASSGLLLMIERGILAQVXPPPPHPPAGPSRRDGRDSPAELELEVLRDTRNRTIRALCGQRSMPRSVWELPPGQRRTVLRHLLVSDKYRFLYCYVPKVACSNWKRILKVLDGALESVDVQGKMDHKSDLVFLGDMKPEEISYRLKHYYKFIFVRNPMERLLSAYRNKFGEIKEYQQKYGVEIVRRYRKNGGNSAGDDVTFSEFLRYLLDEDVERMNEHWMPIYNLCQPCAVRYDFIGSYERLHADANHVLEHIQSPSFVRFPERQAWYKPVTAETLHYYLCNTQRRLIKELLPKYILDFSLFAYPLPNITSEFCRQ; this is encoded by the exons ATGCTGATGTTCGGCGTCATTCTGGCCTCCAGCGGGCTCCTCCTCATGATCGAGCGCGGCATCCTCGCCCAGg ggccgccgccgccgcaccCGCCCGCGGGGCCGTCCCGGCGGGACGGGCGGGACTCGCCGgcggagctggagctggaggtgctg cGGGACACGCGGAACCGCACGATCCGCGCCCTGTGCGGGCAGCGCTCGATGCCCCGCAGCGTCTGGGAGCTGCCGCCCGGGCAGCGCCGCACGGTGCTCCGGCACCTCCTGGTCAGCGACAAGTACCGCTTCCTCTACTGCTACGTGCCCAAGGTGGCCTGCTCCAACTGGAAGCGCATCCTCAAGGTGCTGGACGGGGCGCTGGAGAGCGTGGACGTGCAGGGGAAGATGGACCACAAGAGCGACCTGGTGTTCCTGGGTGACATGAAGCCGGAGGAGATCAGCTACCGCCTGAAGCACTACTACAAGTTCATCTTCGTGCGGAACCCGATGGAGAGGCTGCTCTCGGCCTACCGGAATAAATTCGGCGAGATCAAGGAGTACCAGCAGAAGTACGGCGTGGAGATCGTCCGGCGGTACCGGAAGAACGGGGGCAACTCGGCGGGCGACGACGTGACCTTCTCCGAGTTCCTGCGGTACCTGCTGGACGAGGACGTGGAGCGCATGAACGAGCACTGGATGCCCATCTACaacctgtgccagccctgcGCCGTCAGGTACGACTTCATCGGCTCCTATGAGCGGCTGCACGCCGACGCCAACCACGTCCTGGAGCACATCCAGTCGCCCTCCTTCGTCCGCTTCCCGGAGCGCCAGGCCTGGTACAAGCCCGTCACGGCCGAGACGCTGCACTACTACCTGTGCAACACCCAGCGCCGGCTGATCAAAGAGCTCCTCCCCAAGTACATCCTGGACTTCTCCCTCTTCGCCTACCCCCTGCCCAACATCACCAGCGAGTTCTGCAGGCAGTGA